A stretch of DNA from Micromonospora sp. NBC_01813:
CAGCGTTGATCGTGACCCAGTCCAGGCCCTCGATCAGGTTGGCGTTGGTGCCGCCATTGAAACAATCCAACACGCGTACATCCCGGAGTTGGACATCCTTGGCGACGCCGTACGCCGCGCCGCCGATGGTGCCGGAAACGTGCGTACCGTGTCCGTGGCAGTCACCCGGGCTGTTGCCGTCGTTGACCGCGTCGTAGGAGAACTGCGCCCGGGTGCCGAAATCGACGTGCGTCGTACGGATCCCGCTGTCCAGAACATAGACGGTGGTCCCGGTGCCGTCGGTGTCGTAGCTGAACGACTGGTTGAGCGGGAGGTTCCGCTGGTCCACCCGATCCAGGCCCCACGACGGAGGGTTGGGCTGGGTGGTGGCGCCACCGGCCGCCGGGGCCGGCTCGATCGCCTGGACGCGCGAGTCGGCGCGTACGTAGGCCACGTTGGGGTTGGCGCGCACCGCATCGAGACCGCTGGTGGTCAGCTTCGCGGAGAAGCCACGCAGCACCCGTGAGTACCGGTGGACCTCCCGACCACCGGCCCGCTCGGCGACCGCAGCGGGGTCGTTGGCCGCGCCGCCGATGACCGGTTGATCCTTGACGACGACGATATAGCCACCATTCGGTACGCCGCCCTCGGCAGGTAACAGGGGGGCGAGTGCGGTTGTCGGCTGGGCCAGCGCCGGCGTGGCCCCGGAAACGATCAGAACTGCGGAAGCTGCGGCCGTTACGATTGCATGACGACGATAGCGAAATCGCGTGAACATGGGAGAGACTGCCCTCCTGGGCACGGTGAATCTTGAACTACCGTGGATTAGGCGGTGCGCCCGGCTCGGCAGTCGCCGGGGTCACCGGGCGCTGCGGCCGGGCAGAGCGCTCGGCCCCGCCGATTGCAATTGGAGCACGCGTCCACCTGTCCGGCCATACCTCGATTATTGGCAACATCAATGAACGATGTTAAGCATGGGGTGTGGCCAGGAGTTGTTCACGGGGCTGTAAAAATGGCCTGCCTGGGTGATTGCTCTCACTTGTCGGATCACTGATGATCAAGGTACGTGTGACAATTTCTCCTAAGCGGGATGATCCGTTTTGCCGGGACGAACCATCCCCTTTGGTGACGGTCGGCGCGCCGGCTGGGTGTCGGCGACCGACGCCGCGTCAGCGGTAGGGTCGGCAGCGGCAGGTGTGAACCTGTGACCCACCGGACGCTGCGGACGGACGTTGGTAGTGAAGGGAGCCGCCGATGAACGCGCTTGATCCGACGACGCCGTTCGTCCGGCGGGTGCGGGTGCGGGGCTTCCGGTCGCTCGCCGGCTGTGACGTGACGCTGGGCCCGCTGACCGTACTGCTGGGGTTCAACGCGTCCGGAAAGTCGAACTTCCTCGACGTACTGCGGTTTGTGGCGGATGCGCTGAACGGCTCGGCGGCGCAGGCGGTGGCCGACCGGGGCGGACTCGGCGCGCTGCTGCACCGGGGGCCGGACGGCACGGTGGAGTCATTCGAGATCCGGCTCGACCTGGCGTTGCCGCCCCAGCAGGTGGGAGAAGATCCGATTCCGGCGACGTACGGCTTCGAGGTCGCGCAGGACCCGCAGGGCGAGCTACCGCTGCTGGTGCGCGGTGAGGCCGCGACAATCGGGATGCCCGACGGTGAGCTGCGGTTGCCGCTGGACCCGGGCACCGATCGCAGCATGCGGCTGCGGCTGCCGGCGTCGGTGATCCGCGAGGACGACCCACAAGGCGTGCTGGAGTCCCGGCTGCGGGCGATGACCTTCTACGAGCTGGACTCGACCGCGTTGCGAGCGTTGGACAAACAGTTGCTGCCCGGTGGGCAACTCGGCAGGACCGGTCATTTCCTCGGCTCGGTGCTGGGTGCGCTGGGCCGGGAGGACCCGGTCGGCAAGGAGCGGTTGGACAGCTACCTCGGGGCGCTGGTGCCGAACGCGCTCGGGGCGGACGAGCGGGTCGAGGGGCGCTACTCGACGGTGCAGGCCCGGTTCCGGGCCGGGGCGGGCGATGGCGAGGAGATCTTTCTGCGGGAGTCGCTGTCGGAGGGGACGCTGCTCGCGGCCGGGGTGCTGACGGCGTTGTTCCAGCCGGCGGCGTTCACCGGACGGATCCCATTGATTGGCATCGAGGAGCCGGAGACCGCGCTGCACCCGGCCGGCGTGGGCGCTATGTACGAGGCGTTGGACGACGCTGCGCAGCGGACCCAGGTGATCGTCACCAGTCAAAGCTCGGAGCTACTGGACAACGAATACGTGAAACTGGAACACGTTCGTGCGGTCGCTAATGTGGACGGCGTAACGTACGTCGGAGAGATCGACGCCGCTGGCCGCGCCATCGTGGACAAAGAGCTGATGACCCTCAGCGAATTGCACCGCAGTGGGCAGATGCTGCCCGCCCAGGTGGGCTATCCAGCGCCGGAGCATTGACGAAGGAGCGAGGCGCATGACCCTGGTCCGCATCGCGACCGTGGTCGAGGGCCAGGGCGAGGTCGCCGCGATGCCGGTGCTGCTGCGCCGACTGGCACAGCAGATCAACCCTCAGCTGTACGTCGAATCGCCGCGCCCGCACCGAGTTGCCCGAGGCACCTTGCTACGTGCCGGGGGAGTGGAGAACGCGGTTGCCACCCTGGTCGAGCAGGTCGGCCCGTCGGCCGGCATCCTGATGGTGGTCGACGCAGACGACGACTGCCCCGCGAAGCTCGGCCCGGCGCTCGTTGAGCGGGCACGCCGGACCAGGTCGGACGTGAGCACCGCCGCCGTGATCGCCAACCGGGAGTTCGAGGCGTGGTTCCTGGCGGCGGCACCGTCGCTGGCCGGCCAGCGTGGGCTGGCGGATCCGCTGACCCGGCCGGCCGACCCGGAGGTGCCTCGGGACTGCAAAGGCTGGCTGAGCGCCAACCGGGTCGACGGTCGCGCCTACAAACCGGCGAGCGACCAGGCGGCGCTGGCCGCCCTCTTCGACCTGGCGATGGCCCGCGAGCACTCCCCGTCCTTCGACAAACTCTGGCGCGACTTGACCATGCTGCTCAACTGACGCAACTACGCCGGGGAGCCGGGTCACCGATCAGACTGATTAACGATCTGCTCTGCTTCCAGGAGCAGACTGTCGAGCTGTTCATCGGTCAGCTCGGCGTCCAACACCAGCTTGAAGAGCAACTGCCCCTGGATCTCGGCGATGATGCCGACATCGAGCCCGTCAACGATCTCGTCCACGTCGGGCATCTCCATGTCGAGCATCGCGTACATCACCGCCTCCGCCTCCCGGGCAGGCAGGTTCCGACCCTCGGCCAGGGTCGCCCTCGCCTCGGCGACGAAGCGGATGATCTCTTCCGGGCTCCGTTGCTCGGCGAACCGCTGCCGCGCGGCGATGTAGCAGGCGTAACCGATCGTCGCTACCGGAGTGCCCTTTCCTTGGGCTTCGAGCTTCTCCAGGTACGAGTTGTAAGACTCCCAGTCCCGACGGAGAAGCGCTCGGACTAGCTTGCTTTCGTCTTCCATCTTTATCCTTTGCTTTCCTTCTTATCGACCCGTGCTGTTTGCCAAATTCTGGATGCCACCTCGGCCCCCTTGATCCCGACAAGCGCGATCGTGATAGCAGCGATCAAGGCGTCACCGGCTGACGTACCTGGGGGATGGGTAGGCCGGAGGACAGGCTCCACAGGGCGGCTGACTGCTACGCCACCCGACCCGCCAGCGGCGTCTTGGAACGTCTCCGCCAACTTCTTGAGGTGTTGGAAGCCATCGTCGGCGCTTCGGACCTGGTGCACCCGCCCCATCAGCTTGCTTGACCGAGAGCCTTTGCCAGTGGAGTCTGCCAAGAGCTTCTCGCCGGACGGCATGCCGCCGATTTCGGAGGTTCGGGACGGGACGGAGCCGGGTGCGATGCGGTTGGCGTACTCGGAGATCTCGGTTGCTGCTTCGGCGATGAGCCGGGCGACCTTGCCGGACTTCGCGGCGGCCTCGCTGGCCCGGGCGAGAGCTGTGGTGGCGTGGTTGCTGTCTGCGCCCTCGGTCGCGGTCTCGTAGTGCTGGAGGCCGTTCGCGGCTTGCTTCTGTGCGTCTTTGGCGTTGACGGCGGCGCCGTCGAGGTCGTTGAGGATCTGCCGCAGCACTGCGACGACGTCACCGACGCTGCCGCTCACCCGAGGGCCTTCGCGTACTCCTCGGCACTGCCGGTGCTGTCCTTGATTCTGTCGAGTACCAACTCGCCTTCGCGGTCGGCCTCGCGCAGCCGGTGGTGCGCGCCCGTGACGTGGGGGTGCTGGCTATCGGTGAGGACCGCGATGGCGGCGACGTGGCAGGACCTGACGGTTTCCCGTACGGAGTGGATGGTTGCCGCTGCCGACCGCAAATCGTCGGTCCCCTCGCGTAGCTGGCCCTTGACCTCGTCGACGCTCATCGTCGCTACCCGAGGATACCGGCGTACCGGCGGGTTGCCTCGCCTGCGCCCTGCATGAGGGTGGCGGCTTCTTCCAGTTGCTTCTTGCTCTGTTCGCAGCGGCTGATCGCTTCACTGACCAGCGGGTGCGCGGTACCGGCGGCGACGGCTTGCAGTTGGGTGAGCATCCGGTCCAGGGCATCCGCCGACGCCCTGAGCTGTTGAAGCGAGGTGGAGCCCTGCTCGGCGGCCTGGGCCAAGCCGGCCTTGACCTCCTGGATACTGGCCACCAGATTCTCCCCAACGTCAGCCTGCGGCGGAGCGCAGCCGCGCGTTCACCGCTCCTACGTGGTCGGAGCCTATCGGAGTGCATCAACGTCAGTGGCGGACGACGAGTGCATCTCAGGTTCAGTTCAGTAGCCGCTCGGCCCAGTAGATTTGCCTGTCGGGGCCGATGCTGATCAGGGCGACCATGAGATCGTCGACGGCGGCGGGAGCGGACGCGACCGCGAACTCCGGTGATGTCTCCGGGCGGGCCGGGTACAGGACGAAGGAGTACGTCACCGGTGCGGCGTCCACTGACGTGACGATGACGACGCTGCCGGAAGTGTAGGAGCCGCCGTGGACCTCACGTGCGCCGACGCCCTGCAGCCAGGGGTAGCGCTCTTCGACGGCGTTGAGCACACCGTCGGATCCTGTCCCGACCTGGTCCGGTCGATTCGACGTGGTGGCGATGAACCCCGGCAGGGTGCGGGTGCGTGTGTCGACCACCGCGATGATGAGCATCGCGCCGGGCTCCGCTTGCGGTGGCGGCGTCCACGCGACCTGGCCGAGGAAGATCTGCGCGCCCTCGCCGGTAGCTTCCAGCAGTCGGCCGCCGAAAGCTGCGTCTGCCCTCGCCTGGTCGACCAGGCGCAGGGTCGCGGTCGCTTTCAAAACCTCCGGCCCGTACGGCGACCGCTGGTGCCACCACCAACCGGCGGCTCCAGCCACCACGACTACGACGGCTACGGCAGCCGCGCCCAAGGTCAGCGCTCGTCGATGCCCCATGCCGGTAGTACAGCACACCGTAGCCATAACTTGGGACGGCCGACGTGGGCTTGTGCAGCACGACTAGACTCGCGGAAGGACCTTCTCTTGATGTCTGCCGATAGGTCGGTGTCCTTGGTCATGGGGCGTCAAGATGAGTGGCAAGAGTTGCATATCCCACCCGAGTTTCTAGATTTCGCTACTAAACACGGTTTGGCGTCGATCTACTCATTGTGGGGCGCTTCTCTTTACTTCGGGCTTTTCGGGATCTTTGGTGCGGCACTCTTTGCCTCCGGTCACGATTTCGGGGTCGAATTCTTCGTGCTTCTCGCTGCAGGGGCCGCACTGTTCGCTGCGAGTGTAGTTCTCTACCTCAGGAAGAGGAAGAAGGATGCGAGTCGGAGGGTGGCGTACGAGAAGTGGAACGCTGAGAAGTTCGGCCGAGCCGGTGAGTGAACTTCGATCACCAGAATTGCCCTACCGGGTTGGTCTATTGGCGCTTCTCTCTGGAGTTGCATTGATCGCGGCAGTGAGATCGGGCGGCGGTGCAGAGGGCGTCGTGTCTGGCGCGGCGGTTCTGGGATTTGCGCTAGCAGCGTGGCGACTGGCACGAACTAAGGTCGTTGTGACCGGAGCGGTCATCAATGACATCCGGATGATTGGGAAGCGCAGCTACGACCGTTCGCAGGTGGCGAGCGTTGGCGTCAGGCGTCCTGGCGGTCTGCGGGACGGATTCTGCTTGATCTTGACATTGAAGACCGGCCAAGATGCAATGCCGTTCAGATAGAGGTGTCTGGGCAGGCCAGGTGCGGTGTGGGTGGGGCGGGGTGACGGGTGATCCGATCGGTCGGGCGTTTGACGCGGTAGGAGTTGTGGCGGGCGCGTTTGACGACGCGGGGGCAGGTCCGGTGTCGGCGGGGCGGGTTGGGCTGGTGGCGGATCTCGGTGAGCGCGTCGGTCAGGGCCTCGGAAAGGTCCTCAGGGGGTGATGGCCGCCTGGTCGGTGACCTGGCGGCGCACGACGCGGAGGCCTTTGATGAACGACATGCGGTCCGGGTCGTAGCCGGCGGGGTCGGCGGCGTCCAGCAGGAGAGCACGGATGGCGTAGTGGGCGAGTAGCAGTCCCCACATCTGTTGTTCGACCAGGTCCGGGGTCTTCGAACGGAGGATCTCACCGCGTCCGCGCAGGTCGGTCTTGATCTCGTCGAGGGCGGATTCCTCTTCCCAGCGCTGGTGGTACGCCTCGGCCAGGGTGAGGGCGTCGATGTCGTGCGGGTCGGTGACGGTGGTGATCACCACGATCAGGTCACCGTCGGGGTTGCGGTCCGGGACGGTGTACTCGACCACCCGCACGAGGCGGGCCAGCTCGGCGGGAACCTGGTGGCCGGCTCTGGCCTGTTCGGCCAGCCTCGCCCGACGGGCGGCGCTCAGCCCGGGGGCGTAGATCAGCGCGTGGTAGGAGCCGTCCGCAAGCCAGTTCAGGTGCCCGACCGACACCGACGCGCCGATGCGCCAGGCCAGGTCCGCGCCGGTGGCCGCGTACCGGTTGAACAGGTCGTAGGAGTACAGGCCGGCGTCGGCCATCACCAGCATGCCCGGCCCGACCGTGCCGGTGAGGTCGGCGGCCAGGGTCCGTTCCCCGGTACGGCACCCGCCGAGGACCGCGCCGACGATGGCGTGGCTGCCGCACTCGGCCACAGCGGCGACGTGCAGTTTCGGATACGCCGACGCTTTCGGCCCCGAGCCCAACCGGCCGAACCGTTGGGCGTTGTCCGGGGTGTCGGCCACGTCGAAGCTGGTCGCGTCGATCGCCATCAGCCGGCGCCGGCCGATGAAGGCACCTTTCGTGCCCGGACCGGCCAGGGGCACCGCGGCCCGCTCGAACAACGCTTTCATCGGCTCGGGCCCGAGTCGCTGCCGGGCCTGGGTGATCGCGGACTTGGTCGGGACCTGCCAGTCGTCGTCCCACGAGCCGAGTTTGCGCAGGTTACCGACCAGCCGGCGCATCACCTCGTCATACGACTCGGCGAAGAACAACCCCATCGCGATCACGTACCGGACCATCACGTGCGCCGGTAGCCGCCGCGAGCGTTTCTCCCGCCGCCCCGTGCGGTTGAGGACCTCTTCCAGCAGGTCACGGCCGAACCGGGCCGACACCACACCCAACCCGATATGGTCGGTCAACCGACCCTGCGGCAGCTGCTCCACCGATGACGTCACGGCCAGCCACCGTACCGGCCTCCACAATCGACGTCAGCTCACCACGCCGACCTCAACCCGCTCCCTATCTGAACGGCATTGGGCCAAGATGTGTCCTTGGTTGCTTCGCGTGTCTACTCGTTAGTGCCGATTGGTCGGCATGTCGACTACCTGCGGCGCTGGTCGGCAGATATCAGTGGCTTCGATGCGGAAGGCGTCGGGATTGGCGGTGCGCCGGAGATCTCTCTGCGAAAGGCCGAAAAGAGGTAAACGACGACGTTTGATCGCATCCGCAGCGCGGTGCGACGGAAGCAACTCTTCGTCATCGACGAGCAGGGCGTCCACCTGGGCCCGGATGCGTTTGGCTGGCCGGCGAACAAGACGCTGATCAAAACGGCAATGCCCCCAGCGCCGGCCTCGGCGCGGGGGCATCGCTCGTGCGTTCGAGTCAGACTCAGTCGAGAGCGGAGACTGTCGACCGGGGCGAGCGGAGTACGGAGAGTTGCGTGGCATTACGGCAGATGACTGCGCCACCGACAACTTGGGCGATTAGAAAGGGGTAGGCGGCGCCGCGTTCGATCAGCCCGACGTAATCCTGCGGCCCCACAAAAGTGAGGATCAGGCAGCTGAAACCGAAGATTCCAGCGACGGTGAAGTACAGTGACGTCAGCGAGTACCCCTTCGCCTTACGTAGCAGGAGCCCGGTGAGAAACATGGCGATGTTGCCGCCCCCCATGCCGACCATTGCGCCGATTGCGTGGTACGGGAGCATCCAGGCGGGGGCGTTGTGGAATGTTGCGACGACGCAGAGACCGGCGCTGTAGGCGATCGCCAGCCCAAACACCCAACTGCCCGTCCGTGAAGCGCGAAGAATCCGGCGAAAGACGATGGCGGCCACGAGGGTGAGCGCGCCGTTGATCACCCACCCTGAGTTGATGGCCCATGCTGCGGGCGAGTGGATCCAAATTCCCTCGTTCGTTTCCGCAGGGCTCGAAACTCCGAGGTCGCTGATCACGTTTGTGATGTAACTATAAGAATCGTCCGGCCAGCCAGCGGCGGCTACTGCTTCGCCGATGATGAAGAGAATCCCGGCGGCGATCAATGCTACCCCAGCAATGATCGTCGATGTGTTGCTAGCTGGAGTTCGTGTCATGGTCGATTCCTCACGTCGATGAAATGGCGCCTTTGGTGGCGCTTGCGTGCTTTGGTGGAGCGGAATCAATCTGTTTTGGCGCGCCGCAAAATGGGTGCACTCCGCTTGTCCAAAAATTGTCGATGTTCCGCCCCGGGTCGGGTGGAAGGCGGTGTCAGACCCCTGCGGGGCCGGTCGTACTCATGCCGGCTTGCCAGAATTCCCTGGCGTTGTCACGGGTACGGGATTGGCTCACGCCAAGCTCTGGTATGTGACCACCGGGTGGTGGCACGGGTCACTGTGTGCGACGTTCTTTGCGCCCTGGCACCTCGGGCCGGCGTTC
This window harbors:
- a CDS encoding AAA family ATPase, which produces MNALDPTTPFVRRVRVRGFRSLAGCDVTLGPLTVLLGFNASGKSNFLDVLRFVADALNGSAAQAVADRGGLGALLHRGPDGTVESFEIRLDLALPPQQVGEDPIPATYGFEVAQDPQGELPLLVRGEAATIGMPDGELRLPLDPGTDRSMRLRLPASVIREDDPQGVLESRLRAMTFYELDSTALRALDKQLLPGGQLGRTGHFLGSVLGALGREDPVGKERLDSYLGALVPNALGADERVEGRYSTVQARFRAGAGDGEEIFLRESLSEGTLLAAGVLTALFQPAAFTGRIPLIGIEEPETALHPAGVGAMYEALDDAAQRTQVIVTSQSSELLDNEYVKLEHVRAVANVDGVTYVGEIDAAGRAIVDKELMTLSELHRSGQMLPAQVGYPAPEH
- a CDS encoding DUF4276 family protein codes for the protein MTLVRIATVVEGQGEVAAMPVLLRRLAQQINPQLYVESPRPHRVARGTLLRAGGVENAVATLVEQVGPSAGILMVVDADDDCPAKLGPALVERARRTRSDVSTAAVIANREFEAWFLAAAPSLAGQRGLADPLTRPADPEVPRDCKGWLSANRVDGRAYKPASDQAALAALFDLAMAREHSPSFDKLWRDLTMLLN
- a CDS encoding LPXTG cell wall anchor domain-containing protein, with translation MASIYSLWGASLYFGLFGIFGAALFASGHDFGVEFFVLLAAGAALFAASVVLYLRKRKKDASRRVAYEKWNAEKFGRAGE
- a CDS encoding IS4 family transposase; the encoded protein is MTSSVEQLPQGRLTDHIGLGVVSARFGRDLLEEVLNRTGRREKRSRRLPAHVMVRYVIAMGLFFAESYDEVMRRLVGNLRKLGSWDDDWQVPTKSAITQARQRLGPEPMKALFERAAVPLAGPGTKGAFIGRRRLMAIDATSFDVADTPDNAQRFGRLGSGPKASAYPKLHVAAVAECGSHAIVGAVLGGCRTGERTLAADLTGTVGPGMLVMADAGLYSYDLFNRYAATGADLAWRIGASVSVGHLNWLADGSYHALIYAPGLSAARRARLAEQARAGHQVPAELARLVRVVEYTVPDRNPDGDLIVVITTVTDPHDIDALTLAEAYHQRWEEESALDEIKTDLRGRGEILRSKTPDLVEQQMWGLLLAHYAIRALLLDAADPAGYDPDRMSFIKGLRVVRRQVTDQAAITP
- a CDS encoding DUF998 domain-containing protein; this encodes MTRTPASNTSTIIAGVALIAAGILFIIGEAVAAAGWPDDSYSYITNVISDLGVSSPAETNEGIWIHSPAAWAINSGWVINGALTLVAAIVFRRILRASRTGSWVFGLAIAYSAGLCVVATFHNAPAWMLPYHAIGAMVGMGGGNIAMFLTGLLLRKAKGYSLTSLYFTVAGIFGFSCLILTFVGPQDYVGLIERGAAYPFLIAQVVGGAVICRNATQLSVLRSPRSTVSALD